A DNA window from Parus major isolate Abel chromosome 9, Parus_major1.1, whole genome shotgun sequence contains the following coding sequences:
- the PPP1R7 gene encoding protein phosphatase 1 regulatory subunit 7 isoform X2 — translation MAAESGAGPQEMMEVDKRMESEESGDEEGRKQAVRLVTELSQQSLRDEQNGENSAGDAETPVDMETISLDPEAEDVDLNHFRIGKIEGFEVLKKVKTLCLRQNLIKRIENLEQLQTLRELDLYDNQIRKIENLESLVELEILDISFNVLRHIEGLDRLTQLKKLFLVNNKISKIENLSNLQTLQMLELGSNRIRVIENIDTLANLDSLFLGKNKITKLQNLDALTNLTVLSIQNNRLTKIEGLQSLVNLRELYLSHNGIEVIEGLENNNKLTMLDIACNRIKKIENISHLTELQEFWMNDNLVESWSDLDELKGAKNLETVYLERNPLQKDPQYRRKIMLALPTVRQIDATFVRF, via the exons ATGGCGGCGGAGAGCGGAGCGGGGCCGCAGGAGATGATGGAGG TTGATAAGCGGATGGAGTCGGAGGAGTCGGGAGAtgaggaggggaggaagcagGCGGTTCGCTTGGTGACAGagctcagccagcagagccTGCGGGATGAGCAGAACGGCGAGAACTCCGCAG GAGATGCAGAGACACCAGTGGACATGGAGACTATTAGCCTGGATCCAGAAGCTGAG GATGTTGACTTGAATCATTTCCGAATTGGGAAGATTGAAGGATTTGAGGTGCTCAAGAAAGTGAAG ACTCTGTGTCTCCGTCAAAATTTGATCAAGCGCATTGAAAACCTGGAGCAATTGCAGACCTTGCGGGAGCTGGATCTCTATGACAATCAAATTCGGAAGATTGAGAATTTGGAGTCACTGGTGGAGCTTGA GATCCTGGACATCTCCTTTAATGTTCTGCGACACATTGAAGGACTAGATCGGCTTACTCAGCTTAAAAAACTCTTCCTTGTCAAcaacaaaatcagcaaaattgAAAATTTGAGCAACTTGCAGACGCTACAGATGTTAGAGTTGGGGTCCAATCGAATTCGG GTGATAGAAAACATCGACACCTTGGCTAATCTTGACAGTCTGTTCCttggaaagaataaaatcacCAAGCTCCAGAACCTGGATGCGCTGACAAACCTGACTGTGCTCAGTATACAG AATAACCGTCTGACCAAGattgaggggctgcagagcttgGTGAACTTGCGGGAGTTGTACCTCAGCCACAATGGCATCGAAGTCATCGAGGGACTGGAGAACAAT AACAAACTCACAATGCTGGACATTGCATGCAACAGAATTAAGAAGATCGAGAATATCAGTCACCtaacagagctccaggagtTCTGG aTGAATGACAACCTCGTTGAGAGCTGGAGTGACCTGGATGAGCTGAAAGGAGCCAAGAATTTGGAGACTGTATACCTGGAGCGAAACCCCTTGCAGAAGGACCCCCAGTACCGGCGCAAAATCATGCTGGCCCTCCCAACCGTCCGGCAGATCGACGCCACATTCGTTCGATTCTGA
- the PPP1R7 gene encoding protein phosphatase 1 regulatory subunit 7 isoform X4, which produces MSKGDVRAVPRGANGSPAREEAKQLEVPRRSSLPPASPRPPPPHAVPRPPRGNAAHLLRGRKAAVDKRMESEESGDEEGRKQAVRLVTELSQQSLRDEQNGENSAGDAETPVDMETISLDPEAEDVDLNHFRIGKIEGFEVLKKVKTLCLRQNLIKRIENLEQLQTLRELDLYDNQIRKIENLESLVELEILDISFNVLRHIEGLDRLTQLKKLFLVNNKISKIENLSNLQTLQMLELGSNRIRVIENIDTLANLDSLFLGKNKITKLQNLDALTNLTVLSIQNNRLTKIEGLQSLVNLRELYLSHNGIEVIEGLENNNKLTMLDIACNRIKKIENISHLTELQEFWMNDNLVESWSDLDELKGAKNLETVYLERNPLQKDPQYRRKIMLALPTVRQIDATFVRF; this is translated from the exons ATGAGCAAAGGCGACGTGAGAGCGGTGCCGAGAGGGGCAAATGGGAGCCCAGCGCGGGAGGAGGCAAAACAGCTCGAGGTGCCCAGGCGTTCGTCGCTCCCGCCGGCCTCCCCTCGCCCGCCGCCGCCACACGCGGTACCCCGCCCTCCGCGAGGCAACGCGGCCCACCTGCTCCGGGGGCGGAAAGCTGCAG TTGATAAGCGGATGGAGTCGGAGGAGTCGGGAGAtgaggaggggaggaagcagGCGGTTCGCTTGGTGACAGagctcagccagcagagccTGCGGGATGAGCAGAACGGCGAGAACTCCGCAG GAGATGCAGAGACACCAGTGGACATGGAGACTATTAGCCTGGATCCAGAAGCTGAG GATGTTGACTTGAATCATTTCCGAATTGGGAAGATTGAAGGATTTGAGGTGCTCAAGAAAGTGAAG ACTCTGTGTCTCCGTCAAAATTTGATCAAGCGCATTGAAAACCTGGAGCAATTGCAGACCTTGCGGGAGCTGGATCTCTATGACAATCAAATTCGGAAGATTGAGAATTTGGAGTCACTGGTGGAGCTTGA GATCCTGGACATCTCCTTTAATGTTCTGCGACACATTGAAGGACTAGATCGGCTTACTCAGCTTAAAAAACTCTTCCTTGTCAAcaacaaaatcagcaaaattgAAAATTTGAGCAACTTGCAGACGCTACAGATGTTAGAGTTGGGGTCCAATCGAATTCGG GTGATAGAAAACATCGACACCTTGGCTAATCTTGACAGTCTGTTCCttggaaagaataaaatcacCAAGCTCCAGAACCTGGATGCGCTGACAAACCTGACTGTGCTCAGTATACAG AATAACCGTCTGACCAAGattgaggggctgcagagcttgGTGAACTTGCGGGAGTTGTACCTCAGCCACAATGGCATCGAAGTCATCGAGGGACTGGAGAACAAT AACAAACTCACAATGCTGGACATTGCATGCAACAGAATTAAGAAGATCGAGAATATCAGTCACCtaacagagctccaggagtTCTGG aTGAATGACAACCTCGTTGAGAGCTGGAGTGACCTGGATGAGCTGAAAGGAGCCAAGAATTTGGAGACTGTATACCTGGAGCGAAACCCCTTGCAGAAGGACCCCCAGTACCGGCGCAAAATCATGCTGGCCCTCCCAACCGTCCGGCAGATCGACGCCACATTCGTTCGATTCTGA
- the PPP1R7 gene encoding protein phosphatase 1 regulatory subunit 7 isoform X1, producing the protein MGGKSASKIKVETRVDKRMESEESGDEEGRKQAVRLVTELSQQSLRDEQNGENSAGDAETPVDMETISLDPEAEDVDLNHFRIGKIEGFEVLKKVKTLCLRQNLIKRIENLEQLQTLRELDLYDNQIRKIENLESLVELEILDISFNVLRHIEGLDRLTQLKKLFLVNNKISKIENLSNLQTLQMLELGSNRIRVIENIDTLANLDSLFLGKNKITKLQNLDALTNLTVLSIQNNRLTKIEGLQSLVNLRELYLSHNGIEVIEGLENNNKLTMLDIACNRIKKIENISHLTELQEFWMNDNLVESWSDLDELKGAKNLETVYLERNPLQKDPQYRRKIMLALPTVRQIDATFVRF; encoded by the exons ATGGGAGGAAAAAGTGCATCCAAAATCAAAGTAGAAACAAGGG TTGATAAGCGGATGGAGTCGGAGGAGTCGGGAGAtgaggaggggaggaagcagGCGGTTCGCTTGGTGACAGagctcagccagcagagccTGCGGGATGAGCAGAACGGCGAGAACTCCGCAG GAGATGCAGAGACACCAGTGGACATGGAGACTATTAGCCTGGATCCAGAAGCTGAG GATGTTGACTTGAATCATTTCCGAATTGGGAAGATTGAAGGATTTGAGGTGCTCAAGAAAGTGAAG ACTCTGTGTCTCCGTCAAAATTTGATCAAGCGCATTGAAAACCTGGAGCAATTGCAGACCTTGCGGGAGCTGGATCTCTATGACAATCAAATTCGGAAGATTGAGAATTTGGAGTCACTGGTGGAGCTTGA GATCCTGGACATCTCCTTTAATGTTCTGCGACACATTGAAGGACTAGATCGGCTTACTCAGCTTAAAAAACTCTTCCTTGTCAAcaacaaaatcagcaaaattgAAAATTTGAGCAACTTGCAGACGCTACAGATGTTAGAGTTGGGGTCCAATCGAATTCGG GTGATAGAAAACATCGACACCTTGGCTAATCTTGACAGTCTGTTCCttggaaagaataaaatcacCAAGCTCCAGAACCTGGATGCGCTGACAAACCTGACTGTGCTCAGTATACAG AATAACCGTCTGACCAAGattgaggggctgcagagcttgGTGAACTTGCGGGAGTTGTACCTCAGCCACAATGGCATCGAAGTCATCGAGGGACTGGAGAACAAT AACAAACTCACAATGCTGGACATTGCATGCAACAGAATTAAGAAGATCGAGAATATCAGTCACCtaacagagctccaggagtTCTGG aTGAATGACAACCTCGTTGAGAGCTGGAGTGACCTGGATGAGCTGAAAGGAGCCAAGAATTTGGAGACTGTATACCTGGAGCGAAACCCCTTGCAGAAGGACCCCCAGTACCGGCGCAAAATCATGCTGGCCCTCCCAACCGTCCGGCAGATCGACGCCACATTCGTTCGATTCTGA
- the PPP1R7 gene encoding protein phosphatase 1 regulatory subunit 7 isoform X3 yields the protein METISLDPEAEDVDLNHFRIGKIEGFEVLKKVKTLCLRQNLIKRIENLEQLQTLRELDLYDNQIRKIENLESLVELEILDISFNVLRHIEGLDRLTQLKKLFLVNNKISKIENLSNLQTLQMLELGSNRIRVIENIDTLANLDSLFLGKNKITKLQNLDALTNLTVLSIQNNRLTKIEGLQSLVNLRELYLSHNGIEVIEGLENNNKLTMLDIACNRIKKIENISHLTELQEFWMNDNLVESWSDLDELKGAKNLETVYLERNPLQKDPQYRRKIMLALPTVRQIDATFVRF from the exons ATGGAGACTATTAGCCTGGATCCAGAAGCTGAG GATGTTGACTTGAATCATTTCCGAATTGGGAAGATTGAAGGATTTGAGGTGCTCAAGAAAGTGAAG ACTCTGTGTCTCCGTCAAAATTTGATCAAGCGCATTGAAAACCTGGAGCAATTGCAGACCTTGCGGGAGCTGGATCTCTATGACAATCAAATTCGGAAGATTGAGAATTTGGAGTCACTGGTGGAGCTTGA GATCCTGGACATCTCCTTTAATGTTCTGCGACACATTGAAGGACTAGATCGGCTTACTCAGCTTAAAAAACTCTTCCTTGTCAAcaacaaaatcagcaaaattgAAAATTTGAGCAACTTGCAGACGCTACAGATGTTAGAGTTGGGGTCCAATCGAATTCGG GTGATAGAAAACATCGACACCTTGGCTAATCTTGACAGTCTGTTCCttggaaagaataaaatcacCAAGCTCCAGAACCTGGATGCGCTGACAAACCTGACTGTGCTCAGTATACAG AATAACCGTCTGACCAAGattgaggggctgcagagcttgGTGAACTTGCGGGAGTTGTACCTCAGCCACAATGGCATCGAAGTCATCGAGGGACTGGAGAACAAT AACAAACTCACAATGCTGGACATTGCATGCAACAGAATTAAGAAGATCGAGAATATCAGTCACCtaacagagctccaggagtTCTGG aTGAATGACAACCTCGTTGAGAGCTGGAGTGACCTGGATGAGCTGAAAGGAGCCAAGAATTTGGAGACTGTATACCTGGAGCGAAACCCCTTGCAGAAGGACCCCCAGTACCGGCGCAAAATCATGCTGGCCCTCCCAACCGTCCGGCAGATCGACGCCACATTCGTTCGATTCTGA